The Bacillus sp. Y1 genome has a window encoding:
- a CDS encoding vWA domain-containing protein yields MKYLVFLIGMLLIIGGCSKANENNTTNSVKTQESKTELVTNDTTEVKESASEVEQTGLWPEAFKVDSTINFSYPSTLSEAESFPKGIWWTKIKQGEPNDTDKELVQQTLWSLAESSLSDGEKGSQIKRFFAETYFPDLPGMSLFLPRGQIDLNNVESKSNIKLNGREMKEQINIAIILDASGSMKQVQGGKTIMEMAKESISDFTSGLPENAKVSLTVYGHKGTGSDQDKKLSCSSIEDIYPLSSYNQDSFESALKNISPSGWTSMAESLKQTGAKLSQENDVTNVIYLVSDGKETCDGNPTEEAKNLVNSNINPIINVIGLSVSGEDEAQLKEIAESAEGRYIDAKNQQDLDREFEQSRNTLNLWVDWYRQNNDKAVDQLSEDKQRLMDLNKETVDNLQTFKNISEKALIDLNHSGKINDSIYQDVYGALNDFYRRLYSEKDQLYNEKYKQIEDSFNLTKEEMDTKYNNK; encoded by the coding sequence ATGAAGTATTTAGTATTTTTGATAGGGATGCTGCTCATCATCGGTGGCTGTAGTAAGGCAAACGAGAATAATACTACAAATTCTGTTAAGACGCAGGAAAGTAAAACAGAGTTAGTAACTAATGATACAACAGAAGTAAAAGAGAGTGCATCAGAAGTTGAACAAACTGGACTATGGCCAGAAGCATTTAAAGTAGATTCCACAATAAATTTTTCGTATCCTTCTACATTGAGTGAAGCAGAGAGTTTCCCGAAAGGAATATGGTGGACAAAAATTAAACAAGGTGAGCCCAATGATACTGACAAGGAATTGGTTCAGCAAACCTTATGGTCATTAGCAGAATCTTCTCTAAGTGATGGGGAAAAAGGAAGCCAGATCAAACGTTTTTTCGCAGAGACCTATTTTCCCGACCTGCCAGGGATGTCTTTATTTTTACCGAGAGGGCAGATTGACCTTAATAATGTTGAATCCAAATCTAATATTAAGCTGAATGGTAGAGAAATGAAAGAGCAAATCAATATTGCCATCATTTTGGATGCATCTGGATCAATGAAACAGGTGCAGGGTGGAAAGACCATTATGGAAATGGCGAAAGAATCCATAAGCGATTTTACCTCTGGCCTTCCAGAAAACGCTAAAGTCTCTCTCACCGTGTATGGCCATAAAGGTACAGGTTCAGACCAGGATAAAAAGCTTTCCTGCAGCAGTATTGAAGATATCTATCCACTATCAAGTTATAATCAAGACTCATTTGAATCCGCTTTAAAAAACATTTCGCCAAGCGGTTGGACATCTATGGCAGAATCTTTAAAACAAACAGGGGCTAAGCTTAGCCAGGAAAATGATGTAACAAACGTCATATATCTAGTATCCGATGGTAAAGAAACATGTGATGGAAATCCTACTGAAGAAGCGAAGAATCTAGTAAACTCTAACATTAATCCAATTATTAATGTCATAGGTTTATCGGTGAGTGGGGAAGATGAAGCCCAGCTTAAGGAAATCGCAGAAAGTGCTGAAGGACGTTATATTGATGCGAAAAACCAGCAGGATCTGGATCGCGAATTCGAACAATCTAGAAATACATTAAACTTATGGGTCGATTGGTATAGACAAAATAATGATAAAGCAGTCGACCAGTTAAGTGAGGATAAACAACGTTTAATGGATTTAAATAAAGAAACCGTCGATAACCTCCAGACTTTTAAAAACATAAGTGAAAAAGCACTAATTGACTTGAATCATAGTGGGAAAATTAATGATTCTATTTATCAGGATGTGTATGGAGCGTTAAATGACTTTTATCGCCGATTATATAGTGAAAAAGATCAACTTTACAATGAAAAATACAAGCAGATAGAAGACTCTTTTAATTTAACAAAGGAAGAAATGGATACCAAGTACAATAATAAATGA
- a CDS encoding YbaN family protein: MNTIKNIKSILFFLVGFISLGIGISGIILPVLPGLPFLLFASYCFAKSSKRVENWFKSTPLYEKYVVRFLQKKGLTRKEKIRINLIADAFILFSVFYVDILLVQILLVGTALYKHYYFIKKIKTIDNPKTTS; the protein is encoded by the coding sequence GTGAATACCATTAAAAATATAAAAAGCATTCTATTTTTCCTTGTTGGATTTATCTCCTTAGGGATTGGTATTTCAGGGATTATCCTCCCTGTTCTGCCAGGCCTTCCATTTTTGCTATTTGCCTCTTATTGCTTTGCCAAAAGCTCTAAGAGGGTCGAAAACTGGTTCAAGAGTACACCACTTTATGAGAAATATGTGGTACGGTTCCTCCAGAAAAAAGGACTCACACGTAAAGAGAAAATTCGGATCAACTTGATTGCCGATGCCTTCATCTTGTTTTCAGTATTTTACGTAGACATCCTTTTGGTACAAATCCTATTAGTGGGAACAGCCCTCTATAAGCATTACTATTTTATTAAGAAAATAAAGACGATAGACAACCCGAAAACCACTTCCTAA
- a CDS encoding DUF438 domain-containing protein, with the protein MSELINNRERQTLNKTERQEILKEIIKDLHMGRSVEEVRDEFEKAVGTISIEEISQLEQALMEEEGIPVEEVQRLCSVHTAIFKGSIEEIHRSQKPEDQPGHPVHTFKLENKEIDMLVNFKIQLHFDRFKAEDSSDNVFKLIEDLNLLLDIDKHYSRKENLLFPFLEKYGIFGPTKVMWGVDDRIRESIKTAKQILTNYSNHDHQTAVNSLEFVIREVSEMIFKEENILFPMALQHLTEDEWIKIAHESDEIGYCLTSPAVEWKPERKALAGSAMTEGFIRMETGFLSIEQLELMLNHLPVDITFIDQDDVVRYFSHGKERIFIRTKAVIGRTVQNCHPPKSVHMVEEILQDFKSGKKDSEDFWIKFKDKYVYIRYFAVRDEKGTYMGTLEFTQNIAPIKEIDGEKRILG; encoded by the coding sequence ATGAGTGAGTTAATTAATAATCGTGAGCGACAGACATTAAATAAAACAGAGCGTCAAGAAATACTAAAAGAAATCATTAAAGATTTGCACATGGGACGAAGTGTGGAGGAAGTCAGGGATGAGTTTGAAAAGGCGGTCGGAACGATATCGATCGAGGAGATTTCTCAGCTTGAGCAAGCTCTTATGGAAGAAGAAGGCATACCAGTGGAAGAAGTTCAACGCCTATGTTCGGTTCATACGGCCATTTTCAAAGGATCCATTGAAGAAATCCATCGCAGCCAAAAACCAGAAGACCAGCCCGGACACCCAGTTCATACATTTAAGCTAGAAAATAAAGAAATTGATATGCTTGTGAACTTCAAAATCCAACTACACTTTGACCGTTTTAAAGCAGAGGACAGTAGTGATAACGTATTTAAATTAATTGAAGACTTAAACCTATTACTCGATATTGATAAACATTACAGTCGTAAGGAGAATTTATTATTTCCTTTCTTAGAGAAATACGGTATTTTCGGTCCAACCAAAGTGATGTGGGGAGTGGATGACCGAATTCGAGAATCGATAAAAACGGCTAAACAAATCTTAACAAACTATTCTAATCATGATCATCAAACAGCTGTAAATTCGCTTGAATTCGTGATCCGTGAAGTATCTGAGATGATATTTAAAGAAGAGAATATATTATTCCCTATGGCACTTCAGCATCTAACAGAGGATGAATGGATTAAGATCGCACACGAGAGTGATGAAATTGGCTATTGTTTAACAAGCCCTGCTGTTGAGTGGAAACCAGAAAGAAAAGCACTTGCAGGTTCAGCCATGACAGAAGGATTCATCCGTATGGAAACAGGCTTTTTATCGATCGAGCAACTAGAACTTATGTTAAACCATTTACCTGTCGATATCACTTTTATAGACCAGGACGATGTGGTAAGGTACTTCTCTCATGGTAAAGAACGTATATTCATAAGAACAAAAGCGGTCATCGGCCGAACCGTTCAAAATTGTCACCCTCCAAAAAGTGTTCATATGGTTGAAGAGATTTTACAGGACTTTAAATCAGGGAAAAAAGATAGTGAAGACTTTTGGATAAAATTCAAAGATAAATATGTTTATATCCGATACTTTGCGGTAAGAGATGAGAAGGGTACTTATATGGGGACGCTTGAGTTCACCCAAAATATCGCCCCTATTAAAGAAATTGACGGGGAAAAACGCATACTTGGCTAA
- a CDS encoding DUF1858 domain-containing protein has protein sequence MSKTIHLNQTLYEICTQYPEVVSIMQSLGFENISKPTMLQTVGRVMTIPKGCRVKDIPLDTVIETFQSHGFEIKE, from the coding sequence ATGTCAAAAACCATTCATTTAAATCAAACCCTTTATGAAATATGCACTCAATATCCGGAAGTAGTATCCATCATGCAGAGTCTAGGTTTTGAAAACATATCAAAACCTACCATGCTTCAAACCGTTGGTCGTGTCATGACCATACCTAAAGGCTGCCGAGTGAAAGACATTCCTTTAGACACCGTAATCGAAACATTCCAAAGTCATGGTTTTGAGATAAAAGAGTAA
- a CDS encoding methyl-accepting chemotaxis protein produces the protein MNDIHKVVTRSVTEVKDLAEQTRQVSSLVTLIRSIADQTNLLALNAAIEAARAGEQGKGFAVVASEVRKLAEEVSKSVDEIQEIVGKVDNNSRLVVDTLEEGLQVVTTGQENVKNTGHTFKEISQLIEGMNKKITDLSQQLNMVVTKQDNMNKSIEEIAAIAEENAAGIEEVSASSQQMTGSTEEMNQWVKELNSASVELKEESERFKV, from the coding sequence ATGAACGATATCCATAAGGTAGTTACTCGTTCCGTCACGGAGGTAAAGGATTTAGCTGAACAAACAAGACAAGTATCTTCGTTAGTAACTCTAATTCGTTCGATTGCAGACCAAACCAATTTGCTTGCACTAAATGCAGCAATTGAAGCGGCCAGAGCAGGAGAGCAAGGAAAAGGGTTTGCGGTTGTTGCTTCAGAAGTAAGAAAACTAGCTGAGGAAGTTTCAAAATCAGTCGATGAAATTCAAGAGATTGTTGGAAAAGTGGACAATAATTCTAGATTAGTAGTCGATACCCTTGAAGAAGGATTACAAGTGGTAACAACTGGCCAAGAGAATGTAAAAAATACAGGTCACACGTTTAAAGAGATTTCACAGCTAATTGAAGGAATGAACAAAAAAATTACCGACTTAAGTCAGCAACTGAATATGGTTGTTACAAAACAGGACAATATGAATAAGTCGATTGAAGAAATTGCCGCCATTGCAGAAGAAAATGCAGCCGGTATTGAAGAAGTATCCGCATCCTCTCAACAGATGACAGGGTCAACGGAAGAGATGAACCAGTGGGTTAAGGAACTTAACTCAGCTTCTGTAGAGCTTAAAGAGGAGAGTGAACGGTTTAAGGTTTAG
- a CDS encoding methyl-accepting chemotaxis protein, with product MDLLANGDLSNEPLEIKSQDEIGMLLDSSNRVNDSLKEMLNNISAVSEALSNQSNNLTQTSYEVKEGSNQIAITMQALASGSETQVNITSELSSSMGAFTTEVKNANQSGEIVYDSSQKVLGLTKDGSKLMTSSINQMSIIDQIVKEAVEKVKGLDDQSQEISKLVGVIKAIAEQTNLLALNAAIEAARAGEHGKGFAVVADEVRKLAEQVSLSVTDITQIVNNIQNETKLVTSSLQGGYKEVESGKNQIVTTGHTFEEMERSLSEMANGVQFISRTLGTIATNSDGINNSISEIASVSEEAAAGIEETAASVEQSSGSMEEIANSATRLNDLANDLKQLINKFVL from the coding sequence ATGGATTTACTGGCAAATGGTGATTTGAGTAATGAGCCACTAGAGATAAAATCACAGGATGAGATCGGAATGTTGTTAGATTCATCTAACCGAGTAAATGATAGCCTGAAAGAGATGCTTAATAATATCAGTGCAGTATCAGAAGCTCTATCCAACCAAAGTAATAATCTTACACAAACATCCTATGAGGTGAAGGAAGGAAGCAATCAAATTGCCATTACCATGCAGGCACTTGCATCTGGTTCAGAGACACAAGTAAACATCACGAGTGAGCTTTCCAGTTCGATGGGCGCATTCACAACCGAAGTAAAAAACGCAAATCAAAGTGGTGAAATCGTCTATGATTCTTCACAGAAAGTGCTTGGTTTAACTAAAGATGGTAGTAAATTAATGACTTCATCTATTAACCAAATGAGCATCATTGACCAGATCGTAAAAGAAGCTGTAGAAAAGGTTAAGGGTCTAGATGACCAATCACAAGAAATTTCAAAGTTAGTAGGCGTCATTAAAGCCATTGCTGAACAGACCAACCTTTTAGCCTTAAATGCAGCGATTGAAGCCGCTCGTGCTGGTGAACATGGTAAAGGCTTTGCAGTTGTAGCTGATGAAGTAAGAAAGTTAGCAGAGCAAGTTTCATTGTCCGTAACTGACATTACACAAATCGTTAATAATATCCAAAACGAAACAAAATTAGTGACCTCCTCTTTACAGGGTGGATACAAAGAAGTGGAAAGTGGTAAAAACCAAATTGTTACTACCGGTCATACCTTTGAGGAAATGGAACGTTCTCTTTCAGAAATGGCGAATGGAGTTCAGTTCATTTCACGTACTCTTGGTACAATTGCTACTAACAGTGATGGTATAAACAATTCCATTTCTGAAATTGCCTCCGTCTCAGAAGAAGCTGCCGCAGGAATTGAAGAAACAGCTGCTTCTGTTGAACAATCAAGCGGATCTATGGAGGAAATCGCAAACAGCGCTACTCGCTTAAATGATTTAGCTAATGACTTGAAGCAATTGATTAATAAGTTTGTATTGTAG